Proteins encoded by one window of uncultured Bacteroides sp.:
- a CDS encoding MBL fold metallo-hydrolase, translated as MKIKRFEFNMFPVNCYVLSDDNNEAVVIDPGCFYEEEKLALKNYITSNGLTVKHLLNTHLHLDHIFGNPFMLQEFGLKAEANKADEFWLESAPKQSRMFGFELKETPVPLGKYICDGDIITFGKVKLEAIHVPGHSPGSLVYYCKEENCMFSGDVLFQGSIGRADLARGNFDELLENICSRLFVLPNETIVYPGHGAPTTIGSEKTDNPFFR; from the coding sequence ATGAAAATAAAAAGATTTGAATTCAATATGTTTCCGGTGAACTGTTACGTTCTTAGTGATGATAATAACGAAGCAGTGGTCATTGACCCGGGATGTTTTTATGAAGAAGAGAAGCTGGCGCTAAAAAATTATATAACCAGTAACGGACTTACCGTGAAGCATCTGCTGAACACTCATTTACATTTAGATCATATATTTGGTAATCCTTTTATGCTGCAAGAGTTTGGTTTGAAAGCAGAAGCAAACAAGGCCGATGAGTTCTGGCTTGAAAGTGCGCCCAAACAGTCGCGCATGTTTGGCTTTGAACTGAAAGAAACTCCAGTTCCGCTGGGCAAATATATTTGCGATGGTGATATTATTACTTTCGGCAAAGTAAAGCTGGAAGCCATTCATGTTCCGGGACATTCTCCAGGAAGCTTGGTTTACTATTGCAAAGAGGAGAATTGCATGTTCTCGGGAGACGTTTTGTTTCAGGGAAGCATAGGACGGGCAGATCTGGCCAGAGGTAACTTTGACGAATTGCTGGAAAATATTTGCAGTCGCTTATTCGTTTTGCCAAATGAAACAATTGTTTATCCAGGGCATGGCGCACCCACAACAATTGGAAGTGAAAAAACCGATAATCCTTTTTTTAGATAG
- a CDS encoding pectinesterase family protein codes for MKSNLCFILGLLFTSATMQAQISRFPDQNAVNVNPDTHLVLKFDSTPTIGNKGFVRVFEEGTNKQVDCLDLSIPAVPTTGQSNVGAIYTPVPYKYKATNFTNANTVPGTPSGLNKRDTSNYQLNIIGHFTDGFHFYPVIVHDKTATIYLHNNLLEYGKSYYVTIDKGVINTSAFKGFTKKSAWHFTTKKSGPKADIHKLVVNADGTGDFNTVQGALDYIPDFTPAMIDPLKDEDGSWKIYVKNGDYEEIIYFRNKRFITIEGESREGVHIHYANNEVFNPHPADIKTNELPGTFPSRRAAFMSDNGFGIDLINLTIQTDLKGQAEGLLMMGQGNSLKNVHVIGSGDALQINGSTYLENCIIDGDGDTVLGRGAAFFKDCTLSSYGAFMWIRNTDKNHGNVFVDCTFIGKGNDAVIARSPANKGKGYPYAEAVLINCKLDNVPPVGWGVAEGDTTNVHFWEYNSRTIDGRQIDYSKRNPVSRQLDKEKDAKIIGWYSNPTYVLGLGY; via the coding sequence ATGAAAAGCAATCTTTGTTTCATTCTCGGATTGTTGTTTACTTCAGCAACGATGCAGGCACAGATATCCCGCTTTCCGGATCAGAACGCGGTTAATGTAAATCCCGATACTCATTTAGTTTTGAAATTTGATAGCACGCCAACAATTGGGAATAAAGGATTTGTAAGAGTGTTTGAGGAAGGCACTAACAAACAAGTGGACTGTCTGGATTTGAGTATTCCTGCTGTGCCTACAACAGGACAAAGTAATGTAGGTGCAATATATACTCCTGTGCCTTATAAATATAAAGCAACCAATTTTACCAATGCAAATACAGTGCCCGGCACTCCTTCGGGCTTAAATAAACGTGATACGTCAAACTATCAACTGAATATCATTGGTCATTTTACTGATGGTTTTCATTTCTATCCAGTCATAGTCCATGATAAGACAGCTACTATTTATCTGCATAATAATTTGTTGGAATATGGTAAAAGCTATTATGTGACGATAGATAAGGGCGTTATAAATACGTCTGCTTTCAAAGGTTTTACGAAAAAGAGTGCATGGCATTTCACAACAAAGAAATCCGGGCCTAAAGCTGATATTCACAAATTGGTGGTTAATGCTGATGGCACTGGTGACTTTAATACAGTGCAGGGAGCTTTGGACTATATCCCGGATTTTACTCCCGCTATGATTGACCCTTTAAAGGATGAAGACGGGAGCTGGAAAATATATGTAAAAAACGGTGATTATGAAGAAATAATTTATTTCCGTAATAAGCGGTTTATCACAATAGAAGGGGAAAGTCGCGAAGGCGTCCACATTCATTATGCGAACAACGAAGTATTTAACCCGCATCCGGCAGATATCAAGACCAACGAATTGCCGGGAACTTTTCCTTCCCGTCGTGCAGCATTTATGTCCGATAACGGATTTGGTATAGATTTGATAAATCTTACTATTCAAACCGACCTTAAAGGACAGGCTGAAGGGCTTTTAATGATGGGACAAGGAAACTCATTAAAAAATGTTCATGTAATTGGCTCTGGTGATGCTTTGCAGATTAATGGAAGTACTTATCTTGAGAATTGCATCATCGATGGCGATGGAGATACGGTTTTAGGAAGAGGAGCAGCCTTTTTTAAAGATTGTACTTTATCTAGTTATGGCGCATTTATGTGGATTCGTAATACGGATAAGAATCATGGTAATGTATTTGTTGATTGTACTTTCATAGGAAAAGGGAACGATGCCGTCATTGCCCGTTCTCCGGCAAACAAGGGCAAGGGTTATCCTTATGCCGAAGCTGTACTTATCAACTGTAAATTAGATAATGTGCCACCTGTAGGATGGGGAGTAGCTGAAGGAGATACAACAAATGTTCATTTCTGGGAATATAATAGCCGTACTATTGATGGCAGGCAGATAGATTATAGTAAGCGAAATCCAGTTTCCCGTCAGCTTGATAAAGAGAAAGATGCTAAAATAATTGGGTGGTATAGTAATCCAACATACGTATTGGGCTTAGGATATTAA
- a CDS encoding heavy metal translocating P-type ATPase → MKKIENKIYPVLNMHCAGCANNVEKTVNALPGVEKGAVNLAANSLSIEFDRLVLSPEALQKAVRDAGYDLIIEEENAVEIQEKEQRKAYKTLKLKTIGAWIFVIPMMSISMLFMDRPHAHEIMLALALPVMLFSGNSFYINAWKQLKLGRSNMDTLVALSTSIAFIFSVFNTFFPEFWTSRGLEPHVYYEAATMIIAFVLIGKLLEEKAKGNTSSAIKKLMGLQPKTARIIKDGNEETVLISLLQVNDLISVHPGEQIPVDGTVHEGSSFVDESMITGEPIAVEKNFGDQVLAGTINQKGAFVLKAAKVGKETVLANIIRMVQEAQGSKAPVQRIVDRVTGIFVPVVLALSILTFIVWISFGGVGYFSHALLSAVSVLVIACPCALGLATPTALMVGIGKGASNHILIKDAVALEQMRKVNTVVLDKTGTLTEGRPTVSDWLWENDGNQQEKEILLAAELKSEHPLATAIVDELQLQDIAPAVLSSFESITGKGIQVNCEGSVYWAGSQKLLTEYAASVSEHLHTNIEQYQSQGKSVVYFGRGNTLLSVIAISDKVKPTSIEAVKALSEMGIKVCMLTGDGEATASAVAKELGLTDFKAEALPKDKEDFVKQLQAEGRIVAMVGDGINDSQALARADVSIAMGKGTDIAMDVAMVTLITSDLLLLPKAFKLSKQTVQLIHQNLFWAFIYNLIGIPIAAGVLYIFGGMLLNPMIASAAMACSSVSVVMNSLSLNWKKL, encoded by the coding sequence ATGAAGAAGATAGAAAACAAAATATATCCGGTGCTCAATATGCATTGTGCCGGCTGCGCAAATAACGTTGAAAAGACAGTAAATGCCCTTCCCGGAGTAGAAAAGGGAGCGGTCAATCTGGCAGCAAACTCCCTTTCTATTGAATTTGACCGGCTTGTTTTATCTCCCGAGGCTTTACAGAAAGCTGTGCGAGATGCTGGTTATGACTTGATTATTGAGGAAGAAAATGCTGTTGAAATACAGGAAAAGGAGCAAAGAAAAGCATATAAAACTTTAAAACTGAAGACAATTGGGGCATGGATATTTGTGATACCAATGATGTCAATCTCAATGCTCTTTATGGACAGGCCTCATGCGCATGAAATAATGCTGGCACTAGCTTTGCCTGTAATGCTTTTTTCTGGAAACTCGTTCTATATCAATGCCTGGAAACAGCTGAAACTGGGCAGAAGCAATATGGATACACTGGTTGCGCTGAGTACTTCCATCGCTTTTATTTTCAGTGTATTTAATACATTCTTCCCTGAATTCTGGACATCACGCGGACTTGAACCGCACGTGTATTACGAGGCTGCAACAATGATTATTGCATTCGTGCTGATTGGAAAGCTTCTTGAGGAGAAAGCAAAAGGCAACACTTCATCGGCAATAAAGAAGTTGATGGGATTACAACCAAAGACTGCCCGTATCATCAAGGATGGCAATGAGGAAACAGTGCTTATCTCACTATTACAGGTAAATGATTTGATAAGCGTTCACCCAGGCGAACAGATTCCTGTGGATGGAACGGTGCATGAAGGCAGTTCTTTTGTAGATGAGAGTATGATAACCGGTGAGCCGATTGCTGTAGAGAAGAACTTTGGTGACCAGGTGCTTGCCGGAACAATCAATCAGAAAGGGGCATTCGTGCTCAAGGCTGCTAAGGTTGGCAAGGAAACTGTGCTGGCAAATATCATCAGAATGGTTCAGGAAGCTCAGGGAAGCAAAGCTCCGGTGCAAAGAATAGTTGATCGTGTAACGGGAATATTTGTTCCGGTGGTTCTTGCTTTGTCTATATTAACGTTCATTGTCTGGATATCTTTCGGAGGAGTTGGATATTTCTCTCACGCACTGCTCTCTGCAGTATCAGTGCTTGTAATTGCATGCCCATGTGCTCTGGGACTTGCCACACCTACTGCCTTGATGGTAGGAATAGGCAAAGGTGCCAGCAACCATATATTGATTAAGGATGCAGTAGCACTGGAACAAATGAGAAAGGTGAATACTGTGGTACTGGACAAGACTGGCACACTGACCGAAGGTCGCCCCACGGTGTCCGACTGGTTATGGGAAAATGATGGAAATCAGCAGGAAAAGGAGATCCTTTTAGCTGCTGAATTGAAATCGGAACATCCTTTGGCTACTGCTATTGTTGACGAACTTCAGTTGCAAGACATTGCTCCGGCCGTCTTATCATCTTTCGAAAGTATCACCGGAAAAGGCATACAGGTAAACTGTGAAGGCTCAGTCTATTGGGCCGGAAGTCAGAAGTTACTGACAGAATACGCAGCATCAGTATCGGAACACTTGCATACAAATATTGAACAATATCAAAGTCAAGGTAAGAGTGTAGTTTACTTTGGACGCGGAAATACCCTCTTATCAGTAATTGCAATCAGTGATAAGGTGAAACCAACTTCTATAGAAGCGGTGAAAGCTCTGAGTGAAATGGGGATAAAAGTCTGCATGCTTACCGGAGATGGAGAAGCAACAGCATCTGCCGTGGCTAAAGAACTAGGTCTGACCGATTTCAAGGCCGAGGCATTGCCAAAAGACAAGGAAGATTTTGTGAAACAACTTCAGGCCGAAGGTAGGATAGTGGCCATGGTAGGCGACGGAATTAATGATTCTCAGGCACTAGCCCGTGCAGATGTAAGCATCGCAATGGGTAAAGGCACCGATATTGCCATGGATGTGGCAATGGTAACACTGATTACATCAGATTTATTGTTATTGCCCAAAGCATTCAAGCTTTCCAAGCAAACCGTGCAACTGATTCATCAAAATCTGTTCTGGGCATTTATCTATAACCTGATAGGCATTCCTATTGCAGCCGGGGTGCTTTATATATTTGGCGGTATGCTTCTCAATCCAATGATTGCAAGTGCGGCAATGGCGTGTAGCTCGGTGTCGGTTGTGATGAATAGTCTGAGTTTGAACTGGAAGAAGTTGTAA
- a CDS encoding DUF3298 domain-containing protein yields MKRNSLAILPIILLAGTVFFSCGGKKQKESNQLTTDSILVKETSHLFNDTKKPACNLDINFTYITKASNKAIQDSMNNRLLATCLGNEYIGKDPKTAVAQFKAAYEKGYKNDVEQFYLEDQKKNAEEEVNSAWYNYNKSIKSRVIFNKDGVLVYRVDTYDYTGGAHGNHASLFLNFDLLTGKQIHLKNLFKEGYEKVLTGLLVAQLEKDNKVTSEAELEEIGYFITEPLSPTENFLLNKDGFTFFYNVYEIAPYVMGTTTIKLPFSAVESLMKEGNPAEGLY; encoded by the coding sequence ATGAAAAGAAACTCATTGGCAATTCTTCCTATAATATTGTTAGCAGGAACGGTGTTTTTTTCCTGTGGAGGAAAGAAACAAAAAGAATCAAATCAATTGACAACTGACAGTATATTGGTAAAGGAAACGTCACACCTCTTCAATGATACTAAAAAACCTGCTTGTAATCTTGATATTAATTTTACATATATTACAAAAGCATCAAACAAGGCCATTCAGGATAGCATGAACAACAGACTGTTAGCTACCTGTTTAGGTAATGAGTATATAGGGAAAGATCCTAAAACAGCAGTTGCTCAATTTAAGGCTGCCTACGAGAAAGGGTATAAGAATGATGTTGAACAGTTCTATCTGGAAGATCAGAAAAAGAATGCAGAGGAAGAGGTTAACAGTGCATGGTACAATTACAATAAAAGCATAAAGTCAAGAGTTATTTTTAATAAAGATGGCGTATTGGTTTATAGGGTTGACACTTACGACTATACCGGAGGTGCTCATGGCAATCATGCTTCTCTATTTCTAAACTTTGACCTGCTTACGGGTAAACAAATTCACTTGAAAAACCTTTTTAAAGAGGGATATGAAAAAGTATTGACCGGTCTCCTGGTAGCTCAATTGGAAAAAGATAACAAGGTAACTTCTGAGGCAGAACTGGAAGAAATAGGTTATTTCATAACCGAACCACTCTCTCCTACTGAGAATTTCCTTTTAAATAAAGATGGGTTCACCTTCTTCTATAATGTTTATGAAATTGCTCCCTATGTTATGGGAACAACAACTATAAAACTTCCTTTTTCAGCTGTAGAATCTCTAATGAAAGAGGGCAACCCTGCAGAAGGATTATATTAA
- the rsmG gene encoding 16S rRNA (guanine(527)-N(7))-methyltransferase RsmG — protein sequence MEIILKYFPNLTEEQRRQFTALYDLYLDWNAKINVISRKDIENLYEHHVLHSLALAKVIDFKPGTTVMDLGTGGGFPGIPLAILFPETKFHLVDSIGKKVRVAIEVANAIGLKNVTFRHARAQEEKQLFDFVVSRAVMPLSDLIEIVKKNISKKQINALPNGLICLKGGELQHETLPFKNKTVMYNVSDFFGEEFFETKKVVYVPLV from the coding sequence ATGGAGATTATTCTAAAATATTTCCCCAATTTAACTGAAGAGCAGCGCCGACAATTTACTGCTCTTTATGATTTGTATTTAGACTGGAATGCCAAAATCAATGTGATTTCCAGAAAAGATATTGAAAACCTGTATGAACATCATGTTCTCCATTCTCTTGCTTTAGCAAAGGTGATTGATTTCAAGCCCGGAACCACTGTAATGGATCTTGGTACAGGAGGAGGTTTTCCCGGTATTCCGCTGGCCATTCTCTTTCCTGAAACGAAATTTCATCTTGTAGACAGCATTGGAAAGAAAGTTCGTGTGGCTATCGAGGTGGCAAATGCCATTGGTCTGAAGAATGTTACCTTCCGCCATGCCCGTGCACAGGAGGAAAAACAACTGTTCGATTTTGTGGTAAGCCGTGCTGTGATGCCGCTTTCCGATTTAATTGAGATTGTAAAAAAGAATATCTCGAAGAAGCAGATCAATGCGTTGCCCAATGGTCTTATTTGCCTCAAGGGGGGTGAACTGCAACATGAAACTTTGCCTTTTAAGAATAAAACAGTTATGTACAACGTAAGCGATTTCTTTGGTGAAGAGTTTTTTGAAACAAAGAAAGTTGTCTATGTTCCATTAGTTTAA
- the lipB gene encoding lipoyl(octanoyl) transferase LipB translates to MKLEYTDWQLISYADAWQKQTELFNELVRAKLAGEPYTNNLITCEHPHVYTLGRSGKEQNMLIGEEQLKRIGASLYHIDRGGDITYHGPGQIVCYPILNLEDYSLGLKEYVHLLEEAVINVCANYGIEAGRLSGSTGVWLDGETTRARKICAIGVRSSHFVTMHGLAFNINTDLNYFHYINPCGFINKGVTSVEKELNQKIDMEQTKSLLCYEIKQLFTGKK, encoded by the coding sequence ATGAAACTTGAATATACAGACTGGCAATTAATTTCGTATGCTGATGCATGGCAGAAGCAAACCGAACTTTTCAATGAACTTGTCCGTGCAAAGCTTGCCGGAGAACCTTACACAAATAACCTGATAACATGTGAGCACCCCCATGTTTATACTTTGGGGCGAAGTGGAAAGGAACAAAACATGTTGATAGGAGAGGAACAACTCAAAAGAATTGGCGCTTCTCTTTATCATATTGATCGTGGTGGAGATATTACCTATCATGGTCCGGGTCAGATAGTTTGCTATCCTATTCTTAACCTTGAAGACTATAGTCTGGGATTAAAAGAATATGTTCATTTGCTTGAAGAAGCAGTTATAAATGTTTGTGCAAACTACGGAATAGAGGCCGGAAGACTATCCGGATCCACCGGAGTGTGGTTGGATGGAGAAACTACACGTGCTCGAAAGATCTGTGCTATTGGGGTGCGCAGCAGTCATTTTGTAACTATGCACGGATTAGCTTTCAATATAAATACTGATCTGAATTATTTCCATTATATCAATCCCTGTGGATTCATAAACAAAGGAGTGACTTCTGTTGAGAAAGAACTGAATCAGAAAATAGACATGGAGCAAACAAAGTCTCTGTTGTGTTATGAAATAAAGCAACTCTTCACGGGCAAAAAGTAG